The following proteins are co-located in the Lagenorhynchus albirostris chromosome 4, mLagAlb1.1, whole genome shotgun sequence genome:
- the LOC132519086 gene encoding basic proline-rich protein-like produces the protein MAGQVFPSSGCPLLARAPESGKREESYRVAAVPAARRPQPRPPQGAEEPPRAPSRGAGPRAPEGAPRAPEVCGFTPPRRPAGRAPRPRRRRRLGGPTQRAPAAGRPDRRNRCPAPLAEPPEPQADSTLPAALNGAFRRKGEAAEGGGGRTAGKQGAAAGPGAGAREEVSELGPQAAPLLASGQDSQGRPGPRGGGGPASTGEGVPAPRRSPPTPPAQPPDRDGVTRSRSAASPRPTRPPPPEPQYLQISPGQRLAPRPSAPSPSRGNRRHDRPAGPPPPPNRHPDRATLTVLPGRGGAKTRVAAPSRTTFLCCWSFGGGEGEGGKVGRWGSRGPRRPRRGAAESVQVSGSRPTVPAAAAAATWGPGPRRRLLCSCAVSSREPHIPAQKAAPRTRPAAPPPPPQPPPPLPGHAPSASRARPRDTPSPPPPRVAAWRAPPLDEGGCSGPQPC, from the exons ATGGCGG GTCAAGTCTTCCCCAGTTCAGGCTGCCCCCTCCTGGCCCGCGCGCCCGAGTccgggaagagggaggaaagttACCGCGTCGCCGCCGTCCCGGCTGCTCGCCGGCCCCAGCCTCGCCCTCCGCAGGGGGCCGAGGAGCCGCCGCGAGCGCCCTCCCGAGGCGCCGGGCCCCGAGCGCCGGAGGGGGCCCCCCGCGCCCCGGAAGTTTGCGGGTTCACTCCCCCACGGCGCCCCGCGGGACGCGCGCCCCGGCCCCGCCGACGGCGGCGGCTAGGTGGCCCCACGCAGAGGGCCCCGGCGGCGGGGCGGCCCGATCGCAGAAATCGCTGTCCAGCCCCATTGGCAGAACCACCCGAGCCCCAGGCTGACTCAACCCTCCCGGCCGCACTCAACGGCGCCTTCCGGCGAAAGGGAGAGGCCGCagagggagggggcgggaggaCCGCCGGCAAGCAAGGAGCTGCGGCGGGACCTGGAGCAGGAGCACGAGAGGAAGTTTCAGAACTAGGGCCCCAAGCAGCTCCGCTCCTGGCCTCAGGACAAGACTCCCAGGGACGCCCGGGCCCGCGCGGAGGCGGCGGCCCGGCCTCAACTGGGGAGGGGGTCCCGGCGCCGCGCCGCTCCCCACCAACGCCCCCGGCCCAGCCCCCGGACCGCGACGGTGTAACCCGATCCCGTTCAGCCGCCAGTCCCCGCCCGACGCGGCCGCCACCGCCGGAGccacagtatctgcaaatcagCCCTGGACAGCGCCTCGCTCCGCGTCCTTCCGCGCCCTCCCCCTCCCGCGGCAACCGCCGCCACGACCGCCCGGCCGGCCCGCCGCCCCCACCCAACCGTCACCCAGACCGCGCCACGCTTACCGTCCTTCCTGGGCGAGGAGGGGCGAAGACCCGCGTCGCCGCTCCTTCTCGGACTACTTTTCTTTGTTGCTGGAGTttcgggggaggggagggagagggcggAAAAGTTGGACGCTGGGGCAGTCGAGGCCCGCGAAGACCCAGGAGAGGGGCTGCAGAGAGTGTTCAGGTCTCCGGCTCTCGCCCTACCgtcccggccgccgccgccgccgccacctgGGGCCCCGGACCTCGGCGGCGCTTGCTCTGCTCCTGCGCCGTGAGCTCTCGGGAGCCGCACATTCCAGCACAGAAGGCTGCGCCGCGCACCCGGCCcgcggcgccgccgccgccgccgcagccgccgccgccactCCCGGGACAcgccccctccgcctcccgcgcGCGCCCGCGGGACACGCCCTCTCCACCGCCCCCGCGCGTGGCCGCCTGGCGCGCCCCGCCCCTGGATGAAGGAGGTTGTTCTGGGCCCCAGCCGTGCTAG